The Penicillium psychrofluorescens genome assembly, chromosome: 2 nucleotide sequence GCAGACCGGCGGCCCCAACTATTTGCGTCTCCTTGCGTCTATCGTGGGCAAGAACCTCTGGGATGTGGTTCACAATGCCGAGCTGTCTAACTGGAAGGAGGTCATGGCTGCCCTGTGCACTTTCGCTGACCAGAAGGAATTCCCTGATCTTTGCGATGCTCTCGGTGACCGACTGGACGAACAGATCAAGAGTTCCGGTGACAAGAACGCTCGTAAAGACGCCTCTTTCTGCTTCCTGGCCGGctcgaagctggagaaggttgTCGCTATCTGGGTTGAGGAACTGCGCGAGAGCGAGCAAAAAGGAGTTGAGACCGATAAGGATAACTCCACCTTCTCCATCCACGTTCGCGCTCTGCAAGCgctgatcgagaaggtgACCATCTTCCGCCAGGTCACCAAATTCCAGGACACCGAGCGAAACAAGGATTCGGACTGGCGTCTCAGCAACCTCTATGACAAGTACATCGAATACGCCGATGTTGTCGCCACCCATGGACGCCTGCAGGTCGCGCAGAGATACCTGGACCTTGTGCCTGATAAGCACCCTGAAGCTGAAATTGCCCGCAACCGTATCAAGCTGGCCATGCGACAGGCTCCACAAAAGGCACAGGCTGGAacagcggcgaagacgggATTCAAGCCTCTCCCGCAACAACACAGACAGCCCAGCCCTTACGGCCCGCCGCAGCAGAGCTTCGCTCCCGCGGCTCCCGCAGCTCCCGTTCAACATGGTTACGCATCTCCCTCGGCCGCTCCGTCACAGCCAGTGAACCCATATGCTCCTCCGTCTGGTGCGCCAGTTCAGGCTGCCAACCCGTATGCCTCGATCCCTAGCGGCGCCGGCGGCTACGGACCACCTGGTTACCAGCAAGGGCAGGGGATGAGAACAGCGGGCTCAGCTgtccctccccctccgcgCGCCTCCAATCAATCACCAGGCAACACTGTCACGACCTACACCACGGCCACCGGCCTCCCCGCATGGAATGACCTGCCAGAAGGGTTTGCTAAACCTGCCTCGCGTCGTGGCACCCCGGCTTCTCAACGGCCCTCCCAGAACATCATCTCGCCGTTCCAAAACCAGTCTCCGCCTCCTGGTCAAGGACCTCCACCCATGGGCGTCATGGGTGCGCCGCCAGGTGGTCCTCAACGAGCACCCTCGGTgccaccccctccgcctAAGGGTGCAGCACCGCCGCCACGCGTGACATCTCCCCCGACTGCTGCACCACCTCCggcggcctccttctccccgccgcccccgGCCAATCCTTACGCTTCGCTTACCCAGTCGCCACCGGTAGCCTCGAACAtggctcctcctccggcatCAATCCCGCGAGGACCGTCCCCGTATAATGCCCCGCCgagcatgccgccgccaacTAATCGGTATGCGCCGAGCCCGGCTGCCCAAGCTGCCAGCCCACAGATGCAGATGCGTGGAACTGTGCCGCCCCCTCAAGGGGCTCCCTCGCCATATGCTCCTCAGCAAGGATATGCTCCTCAGCAGGCATCCCAGCCACCGGCCGCCAATCCGTATGCTCCCAATACGCCGACCACTGCGCAGCCTCCACCTATGGGTCAAGCACCGCCTATGGGCcaagcaccaccaccacctcaGGGCTCTCGACCTGGCACGTCCCAATCCCAGAAGGCAGCTGCCGTGCCTCCCAAGTACCGTACGTTTGTGCTTATTTCATTCTTGTGTATGAAAACTAATATATCTTAGCCCCCGGTGACCGGTCTCACATCCCCGCCAACGCAATGCCTGTCTACGAGCTTCTCTCTGCAGACATGGAACGTGTCAAGGCCCGCGCCCCGTCTTCCTTCAAGAAGCAGGTCGACGATGCTGAGCGCCGCTTGAACCTCCTGTTCGATCACTTGAACAACGAGGATCTGCTCAAGCCCAACACCATTAACGACATGGCGACACTGGCTAACGCTCTTCAAAGCCGCGACTACGAGACCGCCCAGGCAATTCACGTCGACATCATGACCCACCGGATAGACGAGTGTGGTAACTGGATGGTGCGTCCTTGCCCCTTCTGTTTCACGCCTGGTATTATGGCCGATATACTGACTTTAAATGAAATAGGTCGGCGTCAAGCGTCTGATCAGCATGAGCCGTGCTACCCCGTGATCTTGAGCGTGAGAGTTATAGCAGTGCTCTCTGAGCGAAAGCGAGGTTGTGCTGTCTGTGTGGACGGATAGAAGGAGAACAGAGTCCGCGATGCGCTGACCCAGTATAGTTCAGCGCTTGGAGACATCTGattctggtttcttttttcttgttcattcTATTTATTAATGTCTGCGtatttccttttttctcttgccgctcttctcttccacctcgGGGAGGTGTAGTCTGTCTGTTCTCTCGAATGATTTCCGCtagagaaaggagaaaaaatTCCATTGGTTTTCTTTTGCTgtgaaaaggaagaaaagcggGCTTGGGGGTTTTTTCTTCTGGCGGGTTCAGTTGTTGATCGATGATGGGTTGTTGGTTAGACTGCCAGAGCATATACATTCGGAATATTAAAACAGTTATGAGGAGATTATTGACCACTTGTACGATATGTTCTAGATGAGAATACGTGATTCAAATAATGCTATATACAGTTACACCTCTTTACCTAGACCAACACAACACCTTGAACTATACAATCATCTCACCtcgcaccagcagcaggcaCACCACCCAGCCGTCCACCTCGACTAGCCGGGAAATTCCTCGCGCTCAGCAGCGCGCCCTTAACACCACGAATATCCGCCTTGAAGGCTGCAATAGCGTCATCTTCAGCCTTGCGCACGCCCATGGCACTGTTGTCCACGCTCGAGCCGTTCCCGCCATACACACCGTACGATGCACCAGCAGCCGTGTAAGCCGGGGCGCTGTAGATCAGGCCGTCGAGGTAGTGGTGCAGATCCGTGAGACCGGAGCGCATCGAGTCGTCGAGAGAGCTGGAGTCTTTTTCGTAGTCGACTACCTCGCGCAATTGGGACTGGATCGACTCGAGGCGTTTGAGGTGGTTGGATACCGCAATGCCTGCGCCTGTCAGGGTGAGTTCATCCGTGGATGAGCTCGAGGAGAGGGGCGTCAGGGATTCTTCGAGAGTCGTCTGCGTCGCGACGTCCCGGTGGAACAGCTCCGTTGGGTCGGAGGTGACCGACTCGCCGTCATGATCGActtcgtcctcctcatcgtccagcGCAGGGTTGGGTTTGCGAGCTGTGAGTTGTGCTGGGATGACCGAGACACTCTGCTCGAGCTTCTCGTTGAGTTTCTGCAGGTTTTCgtgggcggtggtggcgaGGTCGTGCCGCGCGCTCGTCAGGCTCGCTAGCATCGGTTTCACGAGGAATTCGCTTGCGCCGTAGATGGTGGCGCCGAGACCTGCGGCGCCGTAGATGGTGTAGAGCACGCTGCGCATTGTGACAAGCGGCGGTGGTTTGGAGGACTGGACGAGGAATTCGGGGTAGGTGATGATAGGCGGCACGACTTTTCGCGGTGCGCTGGACGTTGAGCGCGGTTgcgacatggtggtggaggggggTGACGAGGTCGCTGTGGAGGACGACGGAGGCACTTCGGTTGATTGGGATTCtgagggagaagagggagaagaggaaggaggtgCTTTGCCCTCGGCTGCGTCggggttgctgctggtcgcCTCCGCGTTTCGGGAAACGCCAAGGAGGGTCTGGGTCTCGTCGGGAGTTAATCCTTTGGATTCGAGGAAGGCCACCTTGTGGTTTGTGGATGCGTCGCGAATCGAGTCGTTCTCGAGGAATCGGGCTGCTTGGTCGACCAGGTCTTGCCGGGAGGCGGACGGCGCGGCGTCGGAGTTCGGCGATGAGGGTGGCTGGTCGGCTGGTGGGTTGGCAGACTGTTGTTGCCATGACGGAATGGATGGCTTCTTGGACGTAGGATCTGACATGGCGAGGGCTGGGAGAGCAGGCCAAGACAGGTGAGGCgtgagggagaaggagagtgaagatgaagaatgcaaGTCGTCTTCCCCGGACGGGGACATGTGAGGACCGACCTCGGCTGAGTGGGCCGAGCAGCCACCGCACTACACAGTGTCGATACTGTACCATTATTCGCCCTGTATATTGACTACCTGGGCTGTTAAACCCAGTTAATCACTATGAATGATTAACTGCCAGTATTTTGCGACACTATAAATTGTATATTTATTCATGGTGATCATCTGTAGGATTTAGTATGCTACTGTACTAAGCTTTCGACCTAGAAGTTCCTAGCCACTTACCAGGGATGCCGTATAGAAATCGAGCCAGGAACCACCAGTTGACCATGCTAGTGAGAATTTACCTAACTATTCATTGTTAACTATGACTTCTATCTCATTGACCACCGTCAGCCAGTGCAGGCATACTTTCACGCCCACACCGCCCGGCAGAATGGCGATGGTCACTTCATTCGTTCATCAAGCGTCAGCGCCATCCAGCATCGCGGAACCTGTGacgaaaaaagaaaaatatATATTATTAGCCCTGGTGAGTGTCTTCCTGATGTTGCAATTGTCCCCCTAGACGCCTCATTCCATTTGGAACTATTCCCATCAGGGCCAATGCCCTCATCACAACCTCCCCTGTTATGCGCTCTGACGGCACAAACTCCTCGCCCTCAGACCATGATCGGGGCCATACCCGTTTGCCTGGCAAACGCGGAACCTAATTATTCCCTGCCATCCTGCCCTGCCCACCTCGCTTtccccatccaccatcccaaCTGATCCTCACTCTTTCCACCATCCCCTCATCCCACCTTCTATGCAATATCCCCCAAAACCGAATTGCTCGCCACCATGTCACTTCGTCGCTCTCGACGATCGCGGGGTTCACTGGACGAGTCCCTCGAACAAGATGCTAATACCCGCACCAGGCCCACGAGACTCACTCGTtttgcagcagcagcagcacctgcaTCAGTGACAGTCGCCCGACCACCATCTGATTCATCAGGAGAGCCAAACAAATATCTCCGCCTCACCGTAAAAATGCCTGCTGGCAAACTGCGGGAAGCCACCACTGGTGGGCGTCCCGGAAGACGTAACGTCAATGTTTTTCGAGAGAACCCCATCTTGTCTGGACCCCGCGCCAGTCGCACCAGAAAAAGGCTCGTGGAGGTGAACACgagcgacgaagaagacgacgatgcccaagaagaagacgatgtcggagatgaagaagacgcacccgatgaagatgatgaggatgccgatgctgaCGGCGACGttgacatggatgatgccCCGCCGCAAGCACCGATTAGGCGGCAGGCACGAGCAGCTGCGGCTCGTGGGAAAGCTACCAAGAGTGTCGAAGCCAAAGAAATGGAACtagaggaggaggaagatgaggaagaggaagaagaagaggatgaggaggaagaggaggaggaggaagaagaggaagaagcgtTTAACGAGGAGTCCGATGCGCTGGGAGAACCCGATGACATGAATGAAGAAAGTGCCGCACCGGACGAGACTGGAGATGCATTGGatctggacgaagaggatgaagtgGACGAGGACATGGACAGCGatgctcttctccttgatggcaGCCGACCTACCACAAAGCGCCAGCGAGGAAATCTGGGCGACGACTTTCTGCAACTCCCCATGGGTAAGGCTATCCTGCACAGAATGGGTCAGAAGCAGTGCTGACCGGCAGACAGAACCGCAAGTCAAGAAACACCTCACAGCCGAAGAGCGTGCTATGCGACGGACCGAAATGGCTCGCCGGCGGAAGAATCTGAGCGAGAAACggaacgaagaagagaaggtaCGTGATAAAAAATCCCCAGCTATCAAAATATCAATCTAGGTTAACGCTGTTTATCCAGATGGACACCATCAATCGACTGCTCAAGAAACAAGCCCCCAAGCGCCGCGGTCGAGTCCCCGCCGGAGAAGGCGCCGACGTCACGCCCGGCGACCAGGAGGCCCAGGAACCCGAGAAAGCCGATCCCACGTTCGTGCGATGGGTCAGTGGCCCGAACGGCTGCAGTGTCAGTGTGCCGGAGGAATGGCTGGACACGCCAGCTGGACGGGTATTTGGTGCGCCCTCCGCGGCCACCGGAAAGCTCGTCCAGGAGCTGTGACGGTTCATCATGGGATCAAGACAAGGCGCATTTGGGAAAAGTTGTATCTATACCGGCATTTCTGGCAAGGGACCGTTGTTTTGATTACTCGTTGAAGGAGTTTGGATATGTTTTCAGTTCGGGGAAAAAAGAGATCAATGCTATGCATACAGGAAGCGAGATATAATTCATCAATATTGGTATCCTCGGAGGACATCTTTGATATAATGCACACGATGTATACACCGCACTCTGCCTGTGGTAACTCTCCCAGAAGCCGAATCGTTTCACCAATTTCATTGGCAGCGCACCCCAGGAAAGATCCATGTTTATGGGCAGCTAGTGTGACCAGCACTTAATCCGCTGTGCCTTCAGTATACGGAGCATTGTCAATGGCACCTAAAGAGACGACACAGGGTCCAGAAGGACAAAGATCACGGCGCGAGTGGAATAATTACCCGGTATCTGGGCTCTCATGTCATGCCATCTGTGTCGTGCCTCGAAGCGCATCAGCCTCTTTAGATAAATCCTCTCGAGAGAAGTTTTCCAACTAGTCATCCGGGTTCTGCATTATAGCTTCTTATTCCTTGTTGTCGGACAcagacgaagaagactggaCGGGAGGATTCTGGACAGGAGGGGACTGAACAGGAGGGGACTGAACAGGAGGGGACTGAACAGGAGGAGATTGTCCGGGAGGAGATTGAGCAGGAGGAGCCTGGGGTGTTTTTAATTTTTCGGCCTCGAGTTCGCGGATGGCGGGCTGGAAGATGTAGTAGCCTGTCCCTATCTTAGTGCTCGGAGGTTATGGTGACGAATAAGAATGAGATAGATACCGGAGACGATGCCAACTCCAATGGAGAGGACGGCGGGGATGAAGTTGCGACTCATTGTGGcagtgagtgagtgagtaAGtgaggaaaggaagaagaaagaggaagatgCCGATCTCGTGCTGATAACGGCTTTATGTCGCGTCTCTTATCGACGCGTCCAAAGACACTCACTCCCTTTACCCAACGAACCCCACGACCACGGTGAACTTGTTCGTCCAGATTCTTGCATTTTCTCCCTGTTGCGATATTCTCCCTGGCAATGGCTTGCTAGACATGGGCGATCGGCGCCAGGATGCAAATGGACTCATGGCGGGAACGAGGCTTTGTACCGGactcggacgaggaagacgaatTCGACTCGCTGGACTCGAAGAAAGGGAATCTCGTCAAGGACACCGATGGCCCGACTCTCGCCTATATTGCCGTGCCGTCACCAAGACCCCACGCAGCGAGCACTCCCAAGACTCGACGCGACGAGACACAGCCCGCGAGCGGTTCGACACCGCACCCAAAACCCGTTGAAGCGTCACAGGATCTCGTGGATGAAGTGGAGGCGGTGGAAAATGGCTCAGCACGCAAGAAGAGACGGACTGTTAGGGGGAGCACACATACGCCTCTGAAAATTGGTAAAGGGAGAGGAAGCCTGCGGAACAGTGCTTCCAGTGCACTGAACACGCCCAAGTCTTCCACCCCGAAATCGACAAGACCGAAAGAGACCCAGAAAGCGGATGATGTATGGAGCATTCCCAGCTCTTCGCCTGCGAAACCCTTGGTGGTGCTCGCCTCAGCACGCAAGTCGTCTCGGGCAAAATCGTCTGCTACCAAACCAAGCGACACGATATGGGACATCCCCAGTTCAtcagacgaagaagatgacctACTAGAGTCACAGATAACCCCAAAGCCGCCCTCATCTTCCCGGCTGCCACAATCCTCGACCAGTCAACGCCAGCAGACCCCTCCACCAAAGGACGCAGAGCACTTATGGAACATCCCGAGCTCTCCTGATGAACTGGCCTTGGTTCCGCAACCTGCTACGAAACGGCCTAGTCCTCCCAAAATTGCTGAAGACAAGGATGAACCGCAAATCACCTCTGCCACCGACTCTCCGTTGTCATCCCCTCCATCGTCCCTCGGTGCCCAACTGGATACAATCGCCCCTGACGCAGACACGGAAGCTCCTTCTGGGTCGATTCCGCTGCCAAATGACAACCTGGAGGACATGATCTCCAATCTGCATATCCCAGAAGAGGTCCTGCGAGAGTTGTCTCAACCAGCGCGACGATCTCTGAGAGAACGGAATCCTATCCAGCTGCATCCCTATCTTCTAGAACAGGCCCAATACCAGACGCTCATGAAAGCCAGAGGCGTCCGACCCGTGCGTATAGCTATCGAACAGCAGTTGCGCAAGGCCGCACAGGAAAGCCAGgaccaagatcaagcgcAGGATTCCTACGACCCTGATGCGCCTCCATCGAGCCCTCCTGCTGAGGAATATCTCCCTCCGCCCAGAAGGGAACCGCATCCAGAGGTACAAGGAAGCAGACACCGCGAGTCCCTTGAGCATCAACGACAACACGCGGTGAAGCGGCGAAAGATATCACACTCCAATACTCATCGACGGCCACACGATTTCCCCAGGCCTCAAGTGGCGATCGATCACAACACGTCTTTACATGGTGACAATGGTCTCTCTATATACAACATCCCACTAAGCCCCCCACGCTCAGGAAGTGCATCGACAATCACGAGGACTCCCAGGATCTCAGAAGGGTTTCGTTGGCCGATAGGAGGATCCTCACCTCCTCCGGAATTTACAACTCTTGTTGCCACTGAACCAAAATCCAGAATTGAGGAGAAAGACGACTCTAGCCTTGTGGAACTACCTGTTCCCATTGCTGAAGACAACGAAGAGGCGCAATCTGACACCTCGCGCAGCCAGCCGAGTTCCGAtacagaagaagaacccaaCGAGGAGGACCATGCGAGAAGGATGTATCAGCGCAGAATCAAAGGTGTTCTCCCTGCCTCGTGGCTTCGTTTGGATCAGAAAAAGCAGCAGGGGACGCAAACTCAGGCACAGCGGGATCGACATGCAGCCTTGCAAAGGACGGAGTCGGCCAAAGGTGTTGCACGCAAGATTGTTCGAAAGAGTAACCCATCAGGGCCCTCAAGCCCTCATCGACATCGTGCTCTTATCGACTTCGAGGATTCtgatggtgacgaggatgacAACAAAGACACTCCCTATGTTCCTGAGAAAGATGATGTCGCCGAAAGTTTGGCTAACTTCGTCGGATTCGAGGACCCCTTTGGtcaagaggaagacgatatcCCCGAGGACAATCGAATTGATGGCATGTTTGCACCGGTACCTCGCAAGTCTTCAAGCTCTCGCGGACAGAAGCAGAGAACCCTGAAATGGCAGAATTCCAAGGAAAATGAcgggatggaagaaagacagCGGAAGAGGGCTCGACTAAAACGGCAAACAAGGCTAACTGATTCCTCTTACGGGGGAAGGAGAACGAAGCAATCCACCAAAGCGTCGGTACCAAAGCTCGGCATCCTCGATGCTCCAGATGTTGCCCAACGACCTCCCAAAGAACAACCGCAGTTTCTTCGAGTTGCTGCAAGAAAGGCTCGTGCACGTAAAGCAGGAGGCCGGCAAAGTCCCACGCACAAGTTCTTCCAACTGGCTTCGAGAGAGGACACGGCCGATGCAAACGAATCGCTGCGTCGCTGGAAAAAAGGTGCGATACGCCAAACGAAGATCAATCCACCGCAAGCAAAGCCGCGCAAACGGGGGCCACAGCAGAGCTTTCAATCTCTAATCAATCAAGCCCGGCCACGTCTTCAGAGTGCTCGAACACGAAGTCCACATGCCACAATAGAACCCTCGCACATTGCCTTGCCGTCTGATGAACGGGTCGTACCAGAGCAGGACCCTGGCTGTGACCCTCCAGTGCCTGCTGCCACATCCACCGAGACTGCAGCCATGAGCAGATCTACACAGCCAGAGAAGCGAGGCCACCAATGGGTTGTTCGCAGGAATATTGCAATAACATCACTCAGACGAAACGATCCGCGTCCTGCGGCAGGCCAGGGCAGCCAGCCTTCATCAGCCCATTTCCACAAATCTCTTTCCATGCTTAACCGAAACTACCGGCATCAGCCCACGTCAAAACCCTATCGGCCTAGTTTGACTCTAGATCGATATCTCACTGACAATGGATCAAACGCTGCAACCAACCAAACCTCCAAATCCGCTGTGGCACCTCAGACAGAAAGGAGAGATGGGCAGTCAACCGTACACCTCCAACCTGTTCGTCGTCGATTAAAGAAGCGCACTCCCAATCGCATTAACCTTGATTTGGACGGAGTCTACGAACACCAAGAACCCGCGGCGATTGTTGCTGATGACTCGACCCCAACGGCTACCCCAGCTGGACATGCGCGCCCTTCGTTTCAGAACATGGGTGGGCTGTTCAATTGGCAACGTTCTTATTCAGTGGATTTCGGAATCATGCCCTTGCAGGCTGGCACTTTCTTTCATGAATCTACCTTCATCGGAAGTGGAGAGTTTGCTCGATCTCTCGATGTGCTGAAGCGAGACCTGGATGGGGATGCTGGGTATCTATCTGTTCAAGTCAAGGACCAATCCTTCCGCTGGGGTGCTTGGAACGATATAGTGTCCTCCGATATGGGACATGCGTTCGATGCCATGATTTTTCAACTTGAATCCAACGCTTCCGTCTCGCCCGACGCAGCCCCCGGGCAAGCACTGGACTCCGCGGCCACCATATATAGATCCTTGATCAAATATGTGACGTCGTATTTGACATTCATGGACCCTATCGACCGGACTGCTTTTGTCACAAGAGCACTGGGCCTGGTGTCGAAACTAAGAGACTCTTTGGCTCCTTTCTCCGCTGGCGAGGAGTGTAACAAGGATACTCTAGTGAAGATAGCGTCATATAGCCTGGTCTTCGCGAACCAGGTTTATCAGATTGCGTCCCATTCTCTGGTTGATAACACACTTGCGGATGAATTACTCGAGCTCCTCAAGTCTTTGACCAAGGATGTCGGTACTTTGATATCAAACAAAGAAAGTCTGTCCGAATTGCAGCGATTTTTggacgagaacaagaagaccgagCGGCGAGAATGTGGCATTCGTGAAGATTTCCCATTGGTGGAAGCTTATGTTATCACCAAGCATCTCGTGCACAGTTCAGAAAGATACCGTGGTTGGCTCAAGAACATTCAGACCGAAGCTTGCATCAAGCGCGGCCTGCAAAGCACAAAAGATGTAGGGAACTTAGAGAGCGGGTGGCGTGGCCTGTTTACGGTCCTACCGCTCAATGAGATCGATCAATTGGGTATCTTGCGCCGAGGATCCAGATTTCAAGAGACGGATAGCAACTGGAAGCTTGTCAAACTGCTTTTGTCACCGGTTCTGGACCATGCCGATGCCAACTCCGTGACGCATACATTCTCATTCAACACATATTGCCGAACAGTCTTCCACAGATGCTATCATCTGCTCAGCGCCTGGGGTTGGCGAGACTGCAAGCCTATCCTTGACACGCTATACGACTTCTTCGCCAGAAAGACGCTCTATAATCtcaagctggaggagaccTTCGGATCACCCTCATTCCTCGACGAGCTTGACGGCAACCCTTCCTTGCACGTTCGACCCGGTGAACCCTGCTTCCATACCCTGCTGAAGATCATAGCACGCGGTCTGCCCTTCTTGACTGAAAGATTtcccaagaagaaaatccTGGGGTTCGTCTGGCGTCTGTTGCCCAATCACGGCCGCGTGTATCCGAAGGAACAGGAGCTGCGTCATGAGGATCTCGATGCATTGAGAAACCACCATGATCTCCTGTCCACTCTGTACTGGGCTGCACCTGAAGGATGTCGGCCTCGTCTGGATTCAATTCGCAACCTTGTGGATCCAGCTCGTTCGCATCGCGAAACCTGCAGCATCAGCCTTCGGTCATGGGCTCGACTCGTTCGATTCAAGTTGTCGACAGATGAAAACTTGTCCGACCTGGCCGCGTTCGCAGACTGGCACGGCTATTTCATGACAGAGCTTCTAAAGCAGCGATCTCTTGCTCGCACGGAGATTGAGTCGCAAAGCAAAGGGGATAATCAGATCTCGAAGGAACTCATCGAGAAAACGATTGCTCAGAACCAGCGCCACATCGAGTCTTTGCTCAACACTGCACTCAATGGGATGAAGGCCGCAGTTGAACTGGCACCGTCCCTGGATCATGCGCATCAGATTGTTTCAAGGCTTCCGCTCGAGTTACTGCTTGGATTGTTCGATCCCAAATCTGAGCGGGTCAATGCTGTTGTGTCGGGGGCTTTGCAGGTGATCATGGCGTACATTCgcaaagacaaagacaaTGTCAAACCACCTGCGTCTGTACCTGCTGCAGTTTCTACCGAAGATGACAGCCAAGAGTATGGCGATTGGACAGCAATCGAGGCCGCATACGGACAAGAAACCTCACCGAGTGACGCTATCAAGTACGTGGAAAACGTGTGTCTCCCAGCTGTAGCACCGCTTGTTTCGAACTGCTTTGGCGCAGACCACTCTCCCGAGGATGCCATCCTAGTCAACGTGGTCGACTGCTGGACATCAATCGCTCAGATTCTGGTCCACTATGGACTTCGACACTGGGAGACGTACCTGGATCGTTACGATGGCCTCTCCTGGGCCAATCTCTTATCGACGATTCAGACCCGAAAATTCACGCCGCAGTTTGTCGCTTCCTGCATTGAGAAAGACTCCCGCTTTCTTTTCGATTGTCGACTGCAGATCCTCGAAATGTGGATGTCATCCCTCGTGGAGCGGTCTTCCATGCTCAAGTTCCAACATCGCCTCACGGAAGCGCTCTTGAACGAAAGCCCCAATGATCCTCTGCTGAATAACCTGCCTTTCTTCAAGGATCATAAGAATCATCGATATACCATCACGCTTGAAGAATTCGGCCAACGAAGACTAGCACTTATTTCCAGCCTTCTCTCTAATATGCGCGAGCATCTCCAAGTCATGAACGAACAACTCCGGAACATGAACCCAATGGGCAGTCGAGATCTGGACGAGACAAAGCGAGAGCGTCGAGAATCGCTCCAGCGAGATATCAACGTCGCAAAGCAGGAGTATCGAGAACTTCTGCAGCAAATGA carries:
- a CDS encoding uncharacterized protein (ID:PFLUO_002444-T1.cds;~source:funannotate) yields the protein MQMDSWRERGFVPDSDEEDEFDSLDSKKGNLVKDTDGPTLAYIAVPSPRPHAASTPKTRRDETQPASGSTPHPKPVEASQDLVDEVEAVENGSARKKRRTVRGSTHTPLKIGKGRGSLRNSASSALNTPKSSTPKSTRPKETQKADDVWSIPSSSPAKPLVVLASARKSSRAKSSATKPSDTIWDIPSSSDEEDDLLESQITPKPPSSSRLPQSSTSQRQQTPPPKDAEHLWNIPSSPDELALVPQPATKRPSPPKIAEDKDEPQITSATDSPLSSPPSSLGAQLDTIAPDADTEAPSGSIPLPNDNLEDMISNLHIPEEVLRELSQPARRSLRERNPIQLHPYLLEQAQYQTLMKARGVRPVRIAIEQQLRKAAQESQDQDQAQDSYDPDAPPSSPPAEEYLPPPRREPHPEVQGSRHRESLEHQRQHAVKRRKISHSNTHRRPHDFPRPQVAIDHNTSLHGDNGLSIYNIPLSPPRSGSASTITRTPRISEGFRWPIGGSSPPPEFTTLVATEPKSRIEEKDDSSLVELPVPIAEDNEEAQSDTSRSQPSSDTEEEPNEEDHARRMYQRRIKGVLPASWLRLDQKKQQGTQTQAQRDRHAALQRTESAKGVARKIVRKSNPSGPSSPHRHRALIDFEDSDGDEDDNKDTPYVPEKDDVAESLANFVGFEDPFGQEEDDIPEDNRIDGMFAPVPRKSSSSRGQKQRTLKWQNSKENDGMEERQRKRARLKRQTRLTDSSYGGRRTKQSTKASVPKLGILDAPDVAQRPPKEQPQFLRVAARKARARKAGGRQSPTHKFFQLASREDTADANESLRRWKKGAIRQTKINPPQAKPRKRGPQQSFQSLINQARPRLQSARTRSPHATIEPSHIALPSDERVVPEQDPGCDPPVPAATSTETAAMSRSTQPEKRGHQWVVRRNIAITSLRRNDPRPAAGQGSQPSSAHFHKSLSMLNRNYRHQPTSKPYRPSLTLDRYLTDNGSNAATNQTSKSAVAPQTERRDGQSTVHLQPVRRRLKKRTPNRINLDLDGVYEHQEPAAIVADDSTPTATPAGHARPSFQNMGGLFNWQRSYSVDFGIMPLQAGTFFHESTFIGSGEFARSLDVLKRDLDGDAGYLSVQVKDQSFRWGAWNDIVSSDMGHAFDAMIFQLESNASVSPDAAPGQALDSAATIYRSLIKYVTSYLTFMDPIDRTAFVTRALGLVSKLRDSLAPFSAGEECNKDTLVKIASYSLVFANQVYQIASHSLVDNTLADELLELLKSLTKDVGTLISNKESLSELQRFLDENKKTERRECGIREDFPLVEAYVITKHLVHSSERYRGWLKNIQTEACIKRGLQSTKDVGNLESGWRGLFTVLPLNEIDQLGILRRGSRFQETDSNWKLVKLLLSPVLDHADANSVTHTFSFNTYCRTVFHRCYHLLSAWGWRDCKPILDTLYDFFARKTLYNLKLEETFGSPSFLDELDGNPSLHVRPGEPCFHTLLKIIARGLPFLTERFPKKKILGFVWRLLPNHGRVYPKEQELRHEDLDALRNHHDLLSTLYWAAPEGCRPRLDSIRNLVDPARSHRETCSISLRSWARLVRFKLSTDENLSDLAAFADWHGYFMTELLKQRSLARTEIESQSKGDNQISKELIEKTIAQNQRHIESLLNTALNGMKAAVELAPSLDHAHQIVSRLPLELLLGLFDPKSERVNAVVSGALQVIMAYIRKDKDNVKPPASVPAAVSTEDDSQEYGDWTAIEAAYGQETSPSDAIKYVENVCLPAVAPLVSNCFGADHSPEDAILVNVVDCWTSIAQILVHYGLRHWETYLDRYDGLSWANLLSTIQTRKFTPQFVASCIEKDSRFLFDCRLQILEMWMSSLVERSSMLKFQHRLTEALLNESPNDPLLNNLPFFKDHKNHRYTITLEEFGQRRLALISSLLSNMREHLQVMNEQLRNMNPMGSRDLDETKRERRESLQRDINVAKQEYRELLQQMMTAMKKNYQELGNATEEPVQGAYIDFVHRVIQFLQQYTCDIEPIDQFFTNPSSFPLPSTDPLYIVAKLKAYETKLSSNREVKTLTMFIQSISERAAIDGEQSYLVQQLHTSMKDTFEAGIPGRPTLRAILLQCVFPAYLELAFSNGAAWLLSRPIIQTVTHLFKDLLCNIDTADSACVLSVATIFTSVFRASHRALRSLSTSPEKFNDPTILSTLSSYMDMFSSSLVVLDYMDRVIDAVPARVAAEGPAIDEAIDQIRWFRDFAQAMTVTASPTGANPTTPTTQPGPNPAADIAALQPPASTGPTSSSSSGRHPAILPEAARLADKELQSYLASWSRHQGKYYITRRGAVRQQEVTLEPGLAAVAENAEEARLGFDVAARGFLDRVKRLEVLD